A genomic segment from Saprospiraceae bacterium encodes:
- a CDS encoding thiol oxidoreductase, translating into MLQREFWIITFTIGFFLSCTKNEEEPLNVLAGGKTTVFVENSNSFQFPAPNLSIEELEQHRLGDQAFEAIFVTAPATNNSGLGPLFNQSACGSCHPKNGRSVFSENPGDLAGLLFRLSITGKGPHGEPLAVPGFGGQLQTKANLGKPAEANVDYQFKYVNGTFADGELYELRQAIFSLTNSYIPIPGGTLISPRMAPPVFGLGLLEFISESEILKNEDIQDSNGDGISGKANWVWDVQKSSIQLGRFGWKAGQPDLVQQAAAAYNEDMGVTNPLFKIESSTGQRQQDSLKDDPEIDQELLEQTAFYTRSLAVPAPRNQSDPTIQNGKRLFKKIGCEKCHLSSFKTGVSPFLFLSNQSIQPYTDLLLHDMGDALSDGRPDFNASGNEWRTPPLWGIGLTLLVNGHTHFLHDGRARNLQEAILWHEGEAKSSRDQFIKLNKSERSAILKFILSL; encoded by the coding sequence ATGCTGCAAAGAGAATTTTGGATAATAACCTTCACAATTGGGTTCTTTTTGAGCTGTACAAAAAACGAAGAAGAACCGCTAAATGTATTGGCTGGTGGAAAGACAACTGTATTTGTAGAAAATTCAAATTCATTTCAATTTCCGGCTCCTAATCTATCGATTGAAGAATTGGAGCAACATCGTTTGGGCGATCAAGCCTTTGAAGCAATATTTGTTACCGCTCCTGCAACAAATAATAGCGGATTGGGTCCCTTGTTTAATCAAAGCGCTTGTGGATCCTGCCATCCAAAAAATGGACGCTCCGTTTTTTCTGAAAATCCCGGAGACCTGGCAGGTTTGTTATTTAGATTGAGTATTACCGGAAAGGGCCCACATGGCGAACCGCTTGCTGTTCCAGGGTTTGGCGGACAACTTCAAACCAAAGCCAACTTAGGCAAGCCAGCAGAAGCTAATGTTGATTATCAGTTCAAGTATGTCAATGGAACATTTGCCGATGGTGAATTGTATGAACTACGTCAGGCCATTTTCAGTTTGACCAATTCGTATATTCCTATTCCGGGAGGAACGCTAATTTCTCCCAGGATGGCCCCACCTGTTTTTGGTTTAGGATTATTGGAGTTTATATCGGAATCTGAAATTTTAAAAAACGAGGATATTCAGGATTCCAATGGAGATGGCATTTCCGGTAAAGCCAATTGGGTATGGGATGTTCAAAAATCAAGCATCCAGTTAGGGAGATTTGGTTGGAAAGCTGGTCAACCTGATTTAGTTCAACAAGCAGCTGCTGCATACAATGAAGATATGGGAGTGACCAATCCCTTGTTTAAAATCGAATCCTCCACCGGACAACGGCAACAGGATAGTTTGAAAGATGATCCGGAAATTGATCAGGAACTGTTAGAGCAAACTGCGTTTTATACCCGATCCTTAGCCGTTCCAGCGCCACGCAATCAATCAGATCCAACGATTCAAAATGGGAAAAGACTTTTTAAAAAAATAGGCTGTGAAAAATGTCACCTATCTAGTTTTAAAACCGGTGTCAGTCCATTTTTATTTTTAAGTAATCAATCGATTCAGCCTTATACAGATTTATTACTACACGACATGGGAGATGCTTTGTCAGATGGCAGACCAGATTTTAATGCATCTGGAAACGAATGGCGAACGCCGCCCTTATGGGGAATTGGTTTAACCTTATTAGTAAATGGCCATACCCATTTTTTGCATGATGGCCGGGCCAGAAATCTCCAGGAAGCCATCCTTTGGCATGAAGGAGAAGCTAAATCGAGTCGGGATCAATTTATAAAGTTGAATAAATCAGAACGCAGCGCAATCTTAAAATTTATTTTATCTCTTTAA
- a CDS encoding helix-turn-helix transcriptional regulator, whose protein sequence is MRCQFAPQDCNISLNDSLATYELQFDFHNEFLEVYSNDFGALDLDQFTLFSHKEICCNTQMVLHDIVKCKYSGILKSMFLESKALSLLLCFQNEQNALQAFCNSCKFLSKPIEKDKILKAKEIILSTLDKPYTIPELAMIIGINQCYLKKGFKELFGKTVYDFVQEQRMMKARLLLTTTTLSVSQVADQIGFSSQSNFSAAFKKHTGVFPSDLQRVLTDAIS, encoded by the coding sequence TTGCGTTGCCAATTTGCTCCTCAAGATTGTAATATTTCCTTAAATGACAGTTTGGCTACCTATGAACTGCAATTTGATTTCCACAATGAATTTTTGGAAGTTTACTCCAATGATTTTGGAGCATTAGATTTAGATCAATTTACCTTATTTAGCCACAAAGAAATCTGTTGTAATACGCAAATGGTATTGCACGATATTGTAAAGTGCAAATATTCGGGAATATTAAAAAGTATGTTTTTAGAAAGTAAGGCACTTTCATTGCTCTTGTGTTTTCAAAATGAGCAAAACGCCCTCCAGGCATTTTGCAACAGTTGTAAATTTTTATCCAAACCAATTGAAAAGGATAAAATATTAAAAGCAAAGGAAATTATTTTAAGCACTTTAGATAAACCATATACCATCCCTGAATTGGCCATGATTATTGGGATCAACCAATGCTATTTAAAAAAGGGATTTAAAGAACTTTTTGGTAAAACCGTCTACGATTTTGTGCAAGAACAACGTATGATGAAAGCCAGGTTATTACTAACTACCACCACATTAAGTGTTTCGCAAGTAGCCGACCAGATTGGCTTCTCAAGCCAAAGCAATTTTAGTGCAGCTTTTAAAAAACATACTGGAGTTTTTCCCAGTGATTTGCAACGGGTCCTGACTGATGCAATCTCATAA
- a CDS encoding S8 family serine peptidase, which translates to MTEKITLQSEKSIPITSYNRDELIADRFYRILSFSHLLKEQEKVQLKQLGIHILEYLDQFNYLASIQPAHLSKDLGFSALQSCYRLEAKQKLSTQLYYGEPCITQNGKFQLVIKYFSDISETSIHQLLASSGLKSDRIYPYNQVIYLSIPENQISSLASLPWLVFIDCESAPGEPEDREGRALHRVNTLVNNKIENIHLTGQGVKVMVRDDGSVGPHIDFTGRIQQDIALEIGDHGDGVSGIFAGAGNQDPIVEGMAPGADLYVINYQPDFLDKTLSYHQNEGVMITNSSYSNGCNAGYTIETQVVDKMSFENPNLLHVFSAGNSNGADCGYGAGNQWGNVTGGHKIGKNVLTVANLRLDGTLEESSSRGPAKDGRMKPEISARGTNELSTAPGNGTLVFGGTSAAAPGVAGVCALLYEAYKKKYNQNPESALIKAAVMNTATDIGTPGPDYQFGCGVIDAYRAYKLIQDERFQKFTINQGDLKEFTIQIPDGLPIAKFMIYWPEMESALMARKALINDLDFEIVDPNGTILLPWVLDPSPNASTLAGGASRGIDTLNNFEQITINFPKAGNYSVRIKGKYLPSNSVDCYFLTEMEDKLLRLNFPIGGEQFNITEVSQIHYTAYGQDPIQFNFSTDAGKTWTDLGTSVAGSRVRNFYIPNNLSSDSCLIEISQGTQTVRSDFFTITNGVQGFRVSKYCPTEMELSWNGIEKDSFVIYKLGEKYMEPLFKTTNSSISLPNDDPRKVKWFSIAGFKNSALSRRELAIPTPDTLIGCSISLDLALHNASQNGSSFYSCNDLSLQPVFEVINRAATPVNGFKIKAISKTGIVEQQYNDLVPPYDTIQVAFNQGIVISDFGVKELKAWIEFNGDQNYFNDTISVPIEIQSLIDINGTYPMLESFAGAAIPNTWIQKNALPASDWSLTDVKGKNNQTSKALFFANQNPNFRTLPITIVSSTANLATAIEPYLYFDMAVHHFTNNVYQDSIQFKVKAVCGNKQFEKIILSGILPELTTVESTVNQNWLPLDTSWFWMAYDLSEFKGYKVVVEVEIKRGQGDRIFIDNVEIRERIPGTGQARMDINPKPGCYNRIITFKDSSDFIGDAYYWNFGLGGNPVLTNGKGPVTTRYTLNGNKRINLKIKSALANDAIVIEDLGLVNQVTNSYTYKIISGRTVQFTNNSVNADSYLWEFGDGTTSTEKNPIHVFDSAKIYRIKLTATNVCGASNRSIFLDLTLTGTSSTDEIITYLYPNPTKNEIHVISGKEIQAVSILNLEGKEIWSYQNVNRKNCLIATSQLQAGIYTLKIMYKNGVEIHRIEKVN; encoded by the coding sequence TTGACGGAGAAAATAACCTTGCAATCTGAAAAGTCAATTCCCATAACGAGTTATAACAGGGATGAACTTATCGCTGATCGCTTTTATCGCATTCTTAGTTTTAGTCACTTGTTAAAGGAACAGGAAAAAGTTCAATTAAAGCAACTTGGAATTCATATTCTCGAATATTTAGATCAGTTTAATTACCTCGCCTCAATTCAACCTGCACATCTCAGTAAGGATCTGGGATTTTCAGCATTGCAATCATGTTACCGACTCGAAGCAAAACAAAAGCTTTCAACACAATTGTACTATGGTGAACCATGTATCACTCAAAATGGAAAATTTCAATTGGTCATTAAATATTTCAGCGATATCAGTGAAACTTCAATTCATCAATTACTGGCTTCCTCTGGTTTAAAATCAGACAGAATCTATCCATACAATCAAGTAATCTATTTATCAATTCCTGAAAATCAAATTTCTTCTTTGGCCAGTCTTCCATGGCTTGTTTTTATTGATTGTGAATCTGCCCCAGGGGAACCTGAAGATCGGGAAGGAAGAGCTCTGCATCGCGTCAATACCCTTGTCAACAATAAAATTGAAAACATTCATTTAACCGGACAAGGAGTTAAAGTCATGGTTCGTGATGATGGTTCAGTAGGTCCTCATATTGATTTTACCGGAAGGATCCAACAGGATATTGCTTTGGAAATAGGAGATCACGGAGATGGTGTTTCAGGAATTTTCGCAGGCGCCGGGAACCAGGATCCGATTGTGGAAGGGATGGCACCGGGAGCTGACCTTTATGTAATTAATTATCAACCCGATTTTTTGGATAAAACACTTTCCTATCATCAGAATGAAGGGGTGATGATTACCAATTCATCCTATAGCAATGGATGCAATGCAGGTTACACTATAGAAACCCAGGTAGTAGATAAAATGAGTTTTGAAAATCCAAATTTGCTACACGTTTTTTCAGCGGGTAATTCAAATGGCGCTGATTGCGGTTATGGAGCAGGTAACCAATGGGGAAATGTAACCGGTGGACATAAAATTGGTAAAAATGTTCTCACCGTTGCCAATCTTCGCTTGGACGGCACATTGGAAGAAAGTTCCAGCCGTGGCCCGGCGAAAGATGGACGAATGAAGCCGGAAATTTCTGCCCGGGGTACCAACGAATTATCAACTGCTCCAGGTAACGGGACCTTGGTTTTTGGTGGCACTTCAGCCGCTGCTCCCGGCGTAGCAGGTGTCTGTGCCTTGCTGTATGAAGCCTATAAGAAAAAATACAATCAAAATCCTGAATCTGCATTGATTAAAGCAGCCGTAATGAATACCGCTACAGACATCGGGACACCCGGACCGGACTATCAGTTTGGTTGTGGGGTGATCGATGCCTACAGGGCTTATAAATTGATCCAGGATGAACGTTTTCAAAAATTTACAATCAATCAAGGAGATTTAAAAGAATTTACTATCCAAATTCCGGATGGACTGCCCATTGCAAAATTCATGATCTATTGGCCAGAAATGGAATCCGCCTTAATGGCTCGCAAAGCGCTCATAAATGATCTGGATTTTGAAATAGTCGACCCAAACGGTACCATTTTGCTTCCCTGGGTATTGGATCCAAGTCCAAACGCAAGCACACTCGCTGGTGGTGCCAGTCGTGGTATTGACACCTTGAATAATTTTGAACAAATAACGATTAATTTTCCAAAAGCTGGAAATTACTCCGTTCGGATTAAAGGCAAGTACCTGCCTTCCAATTCAGTTGATTGCTATTTTTTAACTGAAATGGAGGATAAATTACTGAGATTGAATTTCCCCATTGGTGGAGAACAATTTAACATCACAGAGGTTTCTCAAATACACTATACTGCGTACGGACAAGATCCAATTCAATTTAACTTTTCAACGGATGCTGGTAAAACCTGGACTGATTTAGGGACTAGCGTTGCTGGTTCCAGAGTTCGGAATTTTTACATCCCCAATAATTTGTCATCTGATTCTTGTTTAATTGAAATAAGTCAAGGAACACAAACGGTGCGTTCAGATTTTTTTACGATTACCAATGGCGTCCAGGGATTTCGTGTGAGTAAATATTGTCCAACTGAAATGGAATTAAGCTGGAATGGAATTGAAAAAGACAGTTTTGTAATTTATAAATTGGGAGAAAAATATATGGAACCCTTATTTAAAACAACCAATAGTTCCATCTCGCTTCCAAATGATGATCCAAGAAAAGTTAAATGGTTTTCCATTGCGGGTTTTAAAAATTCAGCGCTCAGTAGAAGAGAATTAGCGATTCCAACACCGGATACATTAATTGGTTGTTCGATCTCCTTGGACCTTGCGTTGCATAATGCATCTCAAAATGGATCTTCTTTTTACAGCTGCAATGATTTAAGTCTTCAACCTGTATTTGAAGTGATAAACCGGGCTGCTACACCGGTCAATGGATTTAAAATCAAAGCAATCAGTAAAACAGGAATTGTTGAACAGCAATACAATGATTTAGTACCACCTTATGATACCATCCAGGTTGCATTTAATCAAGGCATTGTGATCAGTGATTTTGGAGTTAAAGAATTGAAAGCATGGATTGAATTCAATGGAGATCAAAATTATTTTAATGATACCATTTCTGTTCCTATTGAAATACAATCGTTGATAGATATCAATGGAACGTATCCGATGCTTGAATCATTTGCTGGAGCAGCCATTCCAAATACCTGGATTCAAAAAAATGCATTACCCGCATCTGATTGGAGCCTTACGGATGTTAAAGGAAAAAACAATCAAACATCAAAAGCTTTGTTTTTTGCAAACCAAAATCCAAATTTCAGAACATTGCCAATTACAATCGTCTCCAGTACGGCCAATTTAGCTACTGCAATCGAACCCTATTTATATTTTGATATGGCGGTGCATCATTTTACAAATAATGTCTATCAGGATAGTATCCAATTTAAAGTCAAAGCAGTTTGTGGAAATAAACAATTTGAAAAAATAATATTAAGTGGCATATTGCCAGAATTAACCACTGTAGAATCAACAGTAAATCAAAATTGGTTACCATTAGACACTTCCTGGTTTTGGATGGCTTACGATTTATCAGAATTTAAAGGATATAAAGTAGTTGTTGAAGTTGAAATCAAGAGAGGACAAGGTGATCGCATTTTTATAGATAATGTAGAAATTCGGGAACGGATTCCTGGAACCGGACAGGCGAGAATGGATATCAATCCAAAGCCAGGTTGTTACAATCGTATCATTACGTTTAAGGACAGTTCGGATTTTATTGGAGATGCTTATTACTGGAATTTTGGTTTAGGCGGAAATCCTGTATTAACGAATGGGAAAGGTCCGGTTACCACCAGATATACTTTGAATGGAAATAAGCGGATTAATTTAAAAATAAAATCTGCGCTGGCAAATGATGCAATTGTAATTGAAGATTTAGGTTTAGTAAATCAGGTTACCAATAGTTATACCTATAAGATAATCAGTGGCCGCACCGTTCAGTTTACCAATAATTCTGTTAACGCAGACAGCTACTTATGGGAGTTTGGAGATGGAACTACCTCTACAGAAAAAAATCCAATCCACGTATTCGATTCAGCAAAAATCTATCGGATAAAATTGACAGCAACCAATGTGTGTGGAGCTTCCAATCGCTCCATCTTTTTGGATTTAACCCTGACAGGAACTTCAAGCACTGACGAAATAATTACCTATTTGTATCCAAATCCAACTAAAAATGAAATTCATGTAATCAGTGGAAAAGAAATTCAAGCGGTTAGTATCTTAAATTTGGAAGGAAAAGAAATTTGGAGTTACCAAAATGTCAATCGAAAAAATTGCCTGATCGCAACCAGTCAACTTCAAGCTGGTATTTATACGCTGAAAATCATGTATAAAAATGGAGTAGAAATTCATCGGATTGAAAAAGTGAATTAA
- a CDS encoding imelysin, whose product MITTQLKYFLSFGIFFSIFSCSDEPVNPQSNYSEILKTETNQVIILTYYDLNEKAGLLSVRCDEFSSNKTQAHLDLMRQLWRDARKPWEQSEGFLFGPVDIQGIDPSIDSWPVNVIDLDAVLASSDPLTKEYLDGLEGTLKGFHTLEYLLFGIDGNKSVQEFTDRQIEYLKACAQSLKGETNKLHTAWISGPSPYGTILKTAGEPSNQVYLSQKSALQELLDGIITIADEVGNGKINDPFVTNNITLEESRFSANSKQDFADNIRSIQNIYFGSTDGNYNLNSLSGLIKTKDAALDSKIINQIQEAITAIINIPGTFTEAISANRAAVQNAQDQVRQLQLILESELKPLFDKL is encoded by the coding sequence ATGATAACAACTCAATTAAAATATTTTCTGAGCTTCGGAATCTTTTTTTCGATTTTTTCCTGTTCGGATGAACCGGTCAATCCACAATCAAATTATAGTGAAATTTTAAAGACTGAAACAAATCAAGTGATCATACTTACATATTATGATCTAAATGAAAAGGCTGGGTTACTTTCAGTGCGATGTGATGAATTTTCTTCAAATAAAACACAAGCCCATTTGGATCTGATGCGGCAACTTTGGCGCGATGCGCGAAAGCCATGGGAACAATCTGAAGGCTTTTTATTTGGACCTGTCGACATACAGGGAATTGATCCATCCATTGATTCCTGGCCTGTAAATGTGATCGATTTGGATGCCGTATTGGCAAGCAGTGATCCGTTGACTAAAGAGTACTTGGATGGATTGGAAGGAACTTTGAAAGGATTTCATACACTGGAATATTTGTTGTTTGGAATAGATGGAAATAAATCTGTTCAGGAATTTACAGACCGACAAATAGAATATTTAAAAGCATGTGCTCAAAGTTTAAAAGGAGAAACCAATAAATTACACACTGCCTGGATAAGCGGACCAAGTCCTTACGGAACGATTCTGAAAACAGCAGGGGAGCCTTCAAATCAAGTGTATCTCTCTCAAAAATCTGCTTTACAAGAATTGCTGGATGGGATTATTACCATTGCTGATGAAGTGGGTAATGGTAAAATCAATGACCCCTTTGTAACGAATAATATCACCTTGGAAGAAAGTCGATTTTCTGCAAATTCTAAACAAGATTTTGCAGATAATATTCGGAGCATTCAAAACATTTATTTTGGATCAACTGATGGGAATTATAATTTAAATAGTTTATCAGGCCTTATTAAAACAAAGGATGCAGCATTGGATAGTAAAATAATTAATCAAATACAAGAGGCTATTACAGCGATAATAAATATTCCTGGTACTTTTACGGAAGCAATTTCTGCCAACAGAGCTGCAGTTCAAAATGCACAAGATCAGGTCAGACAACTTCAGTTAATTCTTGAAAGTGAATTAAAGCCATTATTTGATAAACTCTAA
- a CDS encoding archaeosortase/exosortase family protein: protein MSYLKIWWQAKSPISRFLIGFIGLMLAFYVFYYSPLYEKYIMDSLLSVQARLSNSILNLLGFDTDTSGDIIAGSDFRVSIKNGCDGIEATALYVCAILAFPFVSFRSKLKGLFFGVLTLSVLNLFRIAGLYLAGVYWKSAFEFLHLHGGVIVFTMIAILLWLIWVSQIKSHFDQKP from the coding sequence ATGTCCTATTTAAAAATTTGGTGGCAGGCTAAATCACCCATAAGCCGTTTCTTGATAGGGTTTATAGGGTTAATGCTTGCTTTTTATGTATTTTATTATTCTCCGCTCTATGAAAAATACATAATGGACTCCCTGCTTTCTGTTCAGGCCAGACTTTCGAATTCCATATTAAATTTACTTGGATTTGATACAGATACCAGTGGTGACATAATAGCTGGTTCTGATTTTAGAGTCAGTATTAAAAATGGATGCGATGGAATTGAAGCAACTGCTTTATATGTTTGTGCGATATTAGCTTTTCCATTTGTTTCGTTCCGGTCTAAACTCAAAGGACTGTTCTTTGGCGTTCTTACGCTTTCTGTATTAAATTTATTCCGGATTGCAGGTCTGTATCTAGCAGGCGTTTACTGGAAATCTGCTTTTGAATTTTTACATTTACATGGTGGGGTAATCGTTTTTACGATGATTGCTATTTTACTTTGGCTGATTTGGGTTTCTCAAATAAAATCTCACTTTGATCAAAAGCCATGA
- a CDS encoding phosphopeptide-binding protein, producing the protein MKNWIVFSCFTLLSCLLSCKSKTENAQVPTDAPKDSIQLVAFEPSAAFYDAAISKMDYRDGQFKFTLSGDYQLGQQTPDAPQKMCANSDKGQHIHLIVDNKPYEAKYESEFHYKIEDGSHYVLAFLSRSYHESIKNPKASVLIHAEVKDSSFKKLSPVDMPMLFYSRPKGTYVGKDTKKVMLDFYLANCRLGQMFKVKAEINQKEFIIDKWQPYYMTGLPMGENKIKLSLLDSAGVLVNNPFNPVERTFTLQAEPGQK; encoded by the coding sequence ATGAAAAACTGGATCGTTTTTTCTTGTTTTACACTTCTGAGCTGTCTTTTGTCCTGTAAATCTAAAACTGAAAATGCTCAGGTTCCAACTGATGCGCCCAAGGACAGTATACAACTTGTTGCTTTTGAACCCTCAGCCGCATTTTATGATGCTGCCATTAGTAAAATGGATTATCGTGATGGGCAATTTAAATTCACTCTTTCCGGGGATTATCAGTTGGGGCAACAAACACCGGATGCGCCTCAAAAAATGTGCGCTAACTCGGATAAAGGTCAACACATTCACTTAATTGTGGACAATAAACCCTATGAAGCCAAATATGAATCCGAATTTCACTATAAAATCGAAGACGGCAGTCATTATGTACTCGCCTTTCTTTCCCGTTCTTACCATGAAAGTATCAAAAACCCAAAGGCATCCGTATTGATCCATGCAGAAGTCAAAGACAGCTCCTTTAAAAAACTGAGCCCTGTAGATATGCCCATGCTATTTTATTCCCGGCCTAAAGGAACTTATGTAGGAAAAGACACTAAAAAAGTGATGCTTGACTTTTATTTGGCTAATTGTCGTTTAGGTCAAATGTTTAAAGTAAAAGCAGAAATCAATCAAAAGGAATTTATCATTGATAAATGGCAACCCTATTACATGACAGGTTTACCAATGGGTGAGAATAAAATTAAATTAAGTTTATTAGACAGTGCGGGTGTTCTGGTTAATAACCCATTTAATCCAGTAGAACGAACTTTTACCCTACAAGCAGAACCGGGTCAGAAATAA